Proteins co-encoded in one Sulfuricaulis limicola genomic window:
- a CDS encoding DMT family transporter: protein MAHADNLRRGALLMLASGLLFSVMGALVKYMSAHLPNEMVVFFRSVMGLLALLPWVLHRGVGHLKTKNLRGHLWRGLAGVAAMYCYFYAIAHLPLAEATLLNYSTPLFVPFIAAAWLGEKIPRKIWAAIITGFIGILLILKPGLDLFTPVSLIGVASGLFAALAMVSIRRLTHTEPTLRIVFYFSLVCTAVSAVPLAWRWQTPDPALWTLLILMGALASLAQLLLTRAYSHAPAAQVGPFTYATVVFAAAIGWMFWGEIPDLLSFGGTALVCLAGIMTIRFAGQRLLSEARLAK from the coding sequence GTGGCGCACGCGGACAACCTCCGGCGCGGCGCGCTGTTGATGCTCGCCTCGGGTCTGCTGTTCTCCGTCATGGGCGCGCTGGTCAAGTACATGTCCGCGCATCTGCCGAACGAGATGGTGGTGTTCTTCCGCAGCGTCATGGGTCTGCTGGCGCTGTTGCCATGGGTCTTGCATCGCGGCGTCGGCCACCTGAAAACCAAAAACCTGCGCGGGCATCTGTGGCGCGGGCTCGCCGGGGTGGCGGCGATGTACTGTTATTTCTACGCCATCGCGCACCTGCCGCTGGCCGAGGCCACGCTGCTCAATTACTCCACGCCGCTGTTCGTGCCGTTCATTGCCGCCGCCTGGCTGGGCGAAAAAATCCCGCGCAAGATATGGGCCGCGATCATCACCGGTTTCATCGGCATCCTGCTGATCCTGAAACCGGGCCTCGACCTGTTCACGCCGGTTTCGCTCATCGGCGTGGCCTCGGGTCTGTTTGCGGCGCTGGCGATGGTCAGCATCCGGCGCCTCACGCACACGGAGCCGACCTTGCGCATTGTGTTTTACTTCAGCCTCGTGTGCACGGCGGTGTCCGCGGTGCCGCTCGCCTGGCGCTGGCAGACGCCCGACCCCGCTTTGTGGACCCTGCTCATCTTGATGGGCGCGCTGGCGAGCCTGGCGCAATTGCTGCTGACGCGCGCCTATTCCCACGCACCGGCGGCCCAGGTCGGTCCGTTCACCTATGCCACCGTGGTGTTCGCCGCCGCCATCGGCTGGATGTTCTGGGGTGAGATCCCGGACCTGCTGTCCTTCGGCGGCACCGCGCTGGTGTGTCTGGCCGGGATTATGACCATCCGCTTTGCCGGGCAGCGCCTGCTGTCCGAGGCCAGGCTGGCGAAATAG
- a CDS encoding RNA recognition motif domain-containing protein, translating into MNIFVGNLSAAVTADDLRRLFAGYGTTINAIIMRDTDTGLPLGYGHVYVVPEQAAYEAIINLDKQELKGSPIIVRECLYRTRQERRLRRFLWRGNERRVAESRRHNGYDQTSRQRTG; encoded by the coding sequence ATGAATATCTTCGTGGGGAATCTCTCCGCGGCCGTCACGGCGGACGACCTGCGCCGGCTGTTCGCCGGCTACGGCACCACCATCAACGCCATCATCATGCGCGACACCGATACCGGCCTGCCGCTCGGCTACGGCCATGTGTACGTGGTGCCGGAGCAGGCCGCCTACGAGGCCATCATCAACCTCGACAAGCAAGAGCTGAAAGGCAGCCCCATCATCGTGCGCGAATGCCTGTACCGCACGCGCCAGGAACGGCGCCTGCGCCGCTTCCTGTGGCGCGGCAACGAGCGGCGGGTGGCGGAATCGCGCCGTCACAACGGCTACGATCAAACCTCCCGACAACGTACCGGTTGA
- a CDS encoding FGGY family carbohydrate kinase, which yields MPSAASDPLYLCLDQGGHASRTLVFDHRGVLQASDLCEVAVREPHPDWVEQDPEELVASLQAVITKAITSLGARAGQIRCAGIATQRSSMVCWDRHTGEALSPVISWQDRRAHDWLHQFSAQSRAIHQRTGLVLSPHYGASKMRWCLDYLPDVAAARREGRLAMGPLASFLLFRLLEEKPLVADPANAARTLLWSLHTMDWDPWLLELFGIPAEVLPRCVPTRHAFGMLCANEHRIPLTVASGDQSAALFALGMPSADTAYVNIGTGAFIQRAVSQPPDTPGLLSSVVYRDADRTLYVLEGTVNGAGVALRWAEQEWGLKDVEAQLPAWLARSGDIPLFLNGIAGLGAPFWEADFPSCLIGDGEPWQKTCAVVESIVFLLQANLETMQKMAPALKRLLVTGGLAQLDGLCRRLADLSGLPVYRPAEHEATARGTAYLLAGFPENWPEEKPGFSFAPKPNPGLTRRYKDWRAEMNHVTRN from the coding sequence TTGCCATCCGCCGCGTCCGATCCGCTGTATCTCTGTCTCGATCAGGGCGGCCACGCCAGCCGCACGCTGGTGTTCGATCATCGGGGCGTGTTGCAGGCCAGCGACTTGTGCGAAGTGGCTGTGCGCGAGCCGCATCCGGACTGGGTGGAACAGGATCCGGAGGAACTGGTCGCCTCGCTGCAGGCGGTCATTACCAAAGCGATAACATCGCTGGGCGCTCGCGCCGGTCAAATCCGTTGCGCCGGCATCGCCACGCAACGCTCCAGCATGGTTTGCTGGGACCGTCATACGGGCGAAGCGCTCTCGCCCGTCATCAGCTGGCAGGACCGGCGCGCGCATGACTGGCTCCATCAATTCTCTGCGCAGTCCCGGGCAATTCATCAACGCACCGGACTCGTGCTCTCGCCGCATTACGGCGCGTCCAAGATGCGCTGGTGTCTCGACTACTTGCCGGATGTGGCCGCGGCCCGGCGCGAAGGGCGGCTCGCCATGGGCCCGCTGGCGAGCTTCCTGTTGTTCCGCTTGCTCGAGGAAAAACCCCTGGTCGCGGATCCCGCCAATGCCGCGCGCACGTTGTTGTGGAGTCTGCACACCATGGATTGGGACCCGTGGCTGCTGGAGCTTTTCGGAATCCCGGCCGAGGTGTTGCCGCGTTGCGTGCCCACGCGTCATGCCTTCGGCATGCTGTGCGCGAATGAACACCGGATTCCATTGACTGTCGCCAGCGGCGATCAGTCGGCGGCGCTGTTCGCGCTCGGCATGCCGTCGGCCGACACGGCTTACGTCAACATCGGCACCGGTGCCTTCATACAGCGTGCCGTTTCACAGCCACCCGACACCCCGGGTTTGCTGAGCAGCGTGGTTTATCGTGACGCGGACCGGACCTTGTATGTGCTGGAAGGCACCGTGAACGGCGCCGGCGTGGCACTCCGCTGGGCGGAACAGGAATGGGGATTGAAGGATGTCGAGGCGCAACTGCCCGCGTGGCTCGCGCGCAGCGGCGATATCCCGCTGTTCCTCAATGGTATCGCCGGTCTCGGTGCGCCGTTCTGGGAGGCGGATTTTCCCTCGTGCCTGATCGGAGACGGCGAGCCGTGGCAAAAGACCTGCGCGGTAGTCGAGTCCATCGTGTTCCTGTTGCAGGCGAATCTCGAGACCATGCAAAAAATGGCGCCGGCGCTGAAGCGCCTGCTCGTCACTGGCGGCCTGGCGCAGCTGGATGGATTGTGTCGGCGACTGGCGGATCTCAGCGGTTTGCCGGTGTACCGGCCGGCGGAGCACGAAGCCACGGCGCGCGGGACGGCGTATCTGCTAGCCGGTTTTCCCGAAAACTGGCCGGAAGAAAAACCGGGCTTCTCGTTTGCGCCGAAACCGAACCCGGGTCTGACAAGACGCTACAAAGATTGGCGCGCAGAAATGAATCATGTCACACGTAACTAA
- a CDS encoding cupin domain-containing protein, whose product MNPMKFLFSIFLIAGGFQAAHAAEWIGPDEKVAGKYNVKQLEQLLELNKPALNENIKVVPLSRNARASNVLVQVRDREPLHRHIDSDITVFLLRGEGEMRLGKETRPVRAGDVIHIERGAIHAYINRGPEPAAALVVYSPAPGPKDRVLAEDK is encoded by the coding sequence ATGAACCCGATGAAATTCCTGTTTTCAATATTTCTGATTGCCGGCGGTTTTCAGGCCGCGCATGCCGCCGAGTGGATCGGCCCGGATGAAAAGGTGGCGGGAAAATACAATGTGAAACAGCTGGAACAATTACTGGAACTGAACAAACCGGCCCTGAATGAAAACATCAAGGTTGTGCCGCTATCACGCAACGCGCGCGCGTCGAACGTATTGGTGCAGGTGCGCGACCGTGAGCCGCTGCATCGGCATATCGACAGCGACATCACGGTTTTTCTGTTGCGCGGCGAGGGCGAGATGCGTCTCGGCAAGGAAACGCGCCCGGTCAGGGCCGGCGACGTCATTCATATCGAGCGCGGCGCGATTCACGCCTACATCAACCGCGGCCCGGAACCGGCGGCGGCGCTGGTCGTCTACAGCCCCGCGCCCGGCCCGAAGGATCGCGTCCTCGCAGAGGACAAGTAA
- a CDS encoding glycerol-3-phosphate dehydrogenase/oxidase, with amino-acid sequence MTTPTYDVVIIGGGIHGVGVAQAAAAAGHSALLLERQELAHGTSSRSSKLIHGGLRYLESAQFGLVRESLREREILLRNAPGLVRRVPFYIPVYSFTRRPPWMIRAGLSLYALLGGLSRDARFESVPRARWDSLDGLDTRGLRAVFRYEDAQTDDARLTRAVMRSAQALGAELRCPANFLSAIRSGNGYQVQYLDRDGEQTCGARTLVNAAGPWANAVLDRITPRPPTLTVELIQGAHVLIEGETRYGIYYVEAPSDGRAVFVMPWKGQTLVGTTETAFSGDPGSVRALPQEISYLQETLQHYFPHHRGRLLDSFAGLRVLPQGPGTVFHRSRETVLHPDDAEAVRLVTVYGGKLTGYRATAAKVMRQLRKALPGRVTVADTAKLGLSP; translated from the coding sequence ATGACCACACCAACCTACGATGTCGTCATCATCGGCGGCGGCATTCATGGCGTCGGCGTGGCCCAGGCCGCGGCCGCCGCGGGCCATTCGGCGCTGCTGCTGGAACGGCAGGAACTCGCCCATGGCACCTCCAGCCGCTCCAGCAAGCTCATCCACGGCGGCCTGCGCTATCTCGAAAGCGCGCAGTTCGGGCTGGTGCGCGAATCGCTGCGCGAGCGCGAAATCCTCCTGCGCAACGCGCCCGGCCTGGTGCGGCGCGTGCCGTTTTACATCCCGGTTTATTCCTTCACCCGCCGCCCGCCGTGGATGATCCGCGCCGGGCTGTCGCTGTATGCCCTGCTCGGCGGACTTTCCCGCGACGCGCGCTTCGAATCCGTGCCGCGCGCGCGCTGGGACAGCCTCGACGGGCTCGACACCCGCGGGTTGCGCGCGGTGTTCCGCTACGAAGACGCCCAGACCGACGATGCCCGGCTGACCCGGGCGGTGATGCGCTCGGCGCAGGCGCTGGGCGCGGAACTGCGCTGCCCGGCGAATTTTCTGTCGGCGATACGCAGCGGGAACGGCTACCAGGTGCAATATCTCGATCGCGACGGGGAGCAAACCTGTGGCGCGCGGACGCTGGTGAACGCCGCCGGCCCGTGGGCCAATGCCGTGCTCGACCGCATCACGCCGCGCCCGCCGACGCTGACCGTGGAGCTCATTCAGGGCGCGCATGTCCTGATCGAGGGCGAGACCCGTTACGGCATCTATTATGTCGAGGCCCCGAGCGACGGGCGCGCCGTGTTCGTCATGCCATGGAAAGGACAAACCCTGGTGGGCACCACGGAAACCGCCTTCAGCGGAGACCCCGGAAGCGTGCGGGCGCTGCCGCAGGAAATTTCCTACCTGCAGGAAACGCTGCAACACTATTTTCCTCATCACCGCGGGCGGCTGCTGGACAGTTTTGCCGGCCTGCGCGTGCTGCCGCAAGGGCCCGGCACGGTGTTCCATCGCTCGCGCGAGACCGTGCTGCACCCGGATGACGCGGAAGCGGTGCGCCTCGTCACCGTCTATGGCGGCAAACTCACCGGCTACCGCGCCACCGCTGCGAAAGTCATGCGGCAGTTGCGGAAAGCACTGCCGGGGCGCGTGACGGTCGCGGACACCGCGAAACTGGGACTCTCCCCGTGA
- a CDS encoding DUF4198 domain-containing protein has product MRNSRYLLIAALLAVAWPAVAHDFWIEPQAFRPKPGTAVGLRLFVGQEFKGDSVPYFPQKFERYVVAGPAGTQPIPGVLGDEPAGTVTPAAPGLYVIGLHTKPDSVSFDTSEEFEKYLLKEGLERNLALHRQHRKPGRKIEETYFRCAKSLIAAGAVGDDADHVLGFPLELIAETSPYRARTLRLRLLYQGKPLSGALVVAFNKAEPLAKLKARTDDNGRVEFSLPHSGVWLVTSVHMIPASFFSGHDWESLWASLTFERP; this is encoded by the coding sequence ATGCGAAATTCACGCTACCTGCTCATTGCCGCATTACTGGCTGTCGCCTGGCCGGCCGTGGCCCACGACTTCTGGATCGAACCGCAGGCGTTCCGCCCCAAACCCGGAACGGCGGTGGGACTGCGCCTGTTCGTGGGCCAGGAATTCAAGGGTGACTCCGTGCCCTATTTCCCGCAGAAATTCGAGCGCTATGTCGTCGCCGGTCCGGCCGGCACGCAGCCCATCCCCGGCGTGCTGGGCGATGAACCCGCCGGCACGGTAACGCCGGCGGCGCCCGGGTTATATGTCATCGGGCTGCACACCAAACCGGACTCGGTCAGCTTCGATACCTCCGAAGAATTCGAAAAATATCTGCTCAAGGAAGGGCTCGAACGCAACCTGGCCTTGCATCGACAGCACCGGAAACCCGGAAGGAAAATCGAGGAGACTTATTTCCGCTGCGCCAAGTCGCTCATCGCGGCGGGAGCGGTCGGGGATGACGCGGACCACGTCCTCGGCTTTCCGCTCGAACTCATTGCCGAAACCAGTCCCTACCGCGCACGCACGCTGCGCCTGCGGCTGCTGTATCAGGGCAAACCGCTTTCCGGCGCGCTGGTGGTCGCGTTCAACAAGGCCGAACCGCTCGCCAAACTCAAGGCACGCACCGACGACAACGGGCGCGTGGAATTTTCCCTGCCGCATTCCGGCGTCTGGCTGGTGACGTCGGTGCACATGATTCCGGCGTCCTTCTTTTCCGGTCATGACTGGGAAAGCCTGTGGGCCTCGCTGACCTTTGAACGACCGTAA
- a CDS encoding STAS/SEC14 domain-containing protein yields the protein MIVIEEQNDLLKATVYAELSLADFREFETAAQHELRQAPKIKLLLDLTKMSGYTVDVAWEDIRFTRAHAHDFRRIAVVTGSLWVTWLGWLPSAFTDAEIKHFEDVAAAGAWLQGG from the coding sequence ATGATCGTTATCGAGGAACAAAACGACCTGCTCAAGGCGACGGTCTACGCCGAGCTGTCGCTCGCGGATTTCCGGGAATTCGAAACCGCCGCCCAGCACGAGCTCAGGCAGGCGCCGAAAATCAAGTTGCTGCTCGACCTGACGAAGATGTCGGGTTACACCGTCGACGTCGCCTGGGAGGACATTCGCTTCACGCGCGCCCATGCCCATGACTTCCGCCGCATCGCGGTGGTCACGGGCAGCCTGTGGGTGACCTGGCTCGGCTGGTTGCCGTCCGCCTTTACCGACGCCGAAATCAAACATTTCGAGGACGTCGCGGCGGCGGGCGCCTGGCTCCAGGGCGGCTGA
- the cysQ gene encoding 3'(2'),5'-bisphosphate nucleotidase CysQ, with amino-acid sequence MNDFNPRDHLNAVCDIARDAGRVILDVYERGFTVEQKEDRSPLTEADRAAHEIICARLEGLTPGVPVLSEESAKVSPETRAGWKRFWLVDPLDGTKEFINRNGEFTVNIALIEGSRPVLGVVYVPVTGLTYFAAAGAEAFRQKGECEVEAIRVRRFAGGKPMVVASRSHAGPETEAFLKNLGAHDVVSMGSSLKLCLVAQGTADVYPRLGPTMEWDTAAAQCVVEAAGGRVTDLERRPLRYNKSSLLNPSFMVTGVGDYDWYRHLPALK; translated from the coding sequence ATGAATGATTTCAATCCCCGTGATCACCTGAACGCGGTCTGCGACATCGCGCGTGACGCCGGTCGCGTCATTCTGGACGTCTACGAACGCGGATTCACCGTGGAGCAGAAGGAAGACCGCTCGCCGCTCACCGAGGCGGACCGCGCCGCGCATGAAATCATCTGCGCCAGGCTGGAGGGGCTCACGCCCGGCGTGCCCGTGCTCTCCGAGGAATCGGCCAAGGTCAGTCCTGAAACGCGCGCGGGCTGGAAGCGATTCTGGCTGGTAGACCCGCTGGATGGCACCAAGGAGTTCATCAACCGCAACGGCGAGTTCACCGTGAACATCGCCCTGATCGAGGGAAGCCGGCCGGTGCTGGGCGTGGTGTACGTGCCGGTGACGGGGCTGACCTATTTCGCCGCCGCCGGCGCGGAGGCGTTCCGGCAGAAGGGCGAGTGCGAGGTGGAGGCCATCCGGGTGCGCCGCTTCGCCGGCGGGAAACCGATGGTGGTCGCGAGCCGTTCACATGCCGGACCGGAGACCGAGGCGTTCCTGAAAAATCTCGGTGCGCACGACGTCGTGAGCATGGGCAGTTCGCTCAAGCTGTGCCTGGTCGCGCAAGGCACGGCCGACGTCTATCCGCGCCTGGGCCCGACCATGGAGTGGGACACGGCCGCGGCGCAGTGCGTGGTCGAGGCCGCCGGCGGGCGCGTGACCGATCTCGAACGCCGGCCGCTGAGGTATAACAAATCCTCGCTGCTGAATCCCTCGTTCATGGTGACCGGTGTTGGCGATTACGACTGGTACCGGCATCTCCCGGCCCTGAAATAA
- the yrfG gene encoding GMP/IMP nucleotidase yields MVAWNRLDTLLLDLDGTLLDLHYDNHFWLEHVPRRYAETHGLSPEAAREEVLGRYKRAEGTLNWYCVDYWSRELRLDIPLLKEEVNHLIAVHPHVLDFLEAVKALKKRVVLVTNAHGKTLAIKFQRTALHGHFDAVVCSHDLGLPKEHADFWDKMQQVQPFEKRTALLIDDSLPVLRSASQYGIGQLLAVYKPDSKLPEKDVGEFRAIRSFREIMP; encoded by the coding sequence ATGGTTGCCTGGAACCGTCTCGACACCCTGCTGCTCGACCTCGACGGCACGCTGCTCGACCTGCATTACGACAATCATTTCTGGCTCGAACACGTGCCGCGCCGCTACGCCGAAACGCACGGGCTTTCGCCCGAGGCCGCGCGCGAGGAAGTGCTGGGGCGCTACAAGCGCGCCGAGGGCACGCTCAACTGGTACTGCGTGGATTACTGGAGCCGGGAACTGCGGCTCGACATCCCGCTGCTCAAGGAAGAGGTGAATCACCTGATCGCGGTGCATCCGCATGTGCTCGACTTTCTCGAGGCGGTCAAGGCCCTGAAAAAACGCGTGGTGCTGGTCACCAACGCCCATGGCAAAACGCTGGCCATCAAGTTCCAGCGCACCGCCCTGCACGGCCACTTCGACGCCGTGGTGTGTTCGCACGATCTCGGGCTGCCGAAGGAACACGCGGATTTCTGGGACAAGATGCAGCAGGTGCAGCCGTTCGAGAAACGTACCGCGCTGCTCATCGACGACAGCCTGCCGGTGCTGCGCTCGGCCAGCCAGTACGGCATCGGTCAGCTGCTGGCGGTGTACAAACCGGATTCGAAACTGCCGGAGAAAGACGTGGGGGAATTCCGCGCCATCCGCAGTTTCCGGGAGATCATGCCCTGA
- the nudE gene encoding ADP compounds hydrolase NudE — MSRKPVITRTETIARTRLFRIEQVGLRFANGCEVNYERLRSASSGAVLVVPMLDDSTVLLIREYAAGVERYELALPKGLIEEGESPFEAANREIMEEVGYGARKLTHLKSVTLAPGYFSHATHLVLAQELYPERRPGDEPEAIEVVPWSLDRLTELFEHEECTEARSIAALLLVRELLAGRR; from the coding sequence ATGAGCCGGAAGCCCGTTATTACCCGCACCGAGACCATCGCGCGCACGCGCCTGTTCCGGATCGAGCAGGTGGGGCTGCGCTTCGCCAACGGATGCGAGGTGAATTACGAGCGCCTGCGCAGCGCCTCCAGCGGCGCCGTGCTGGTGGTGCCGATGCTCGACGACAGCACGGTGCTGCTGATCCGCGAGTACGCCGCCGGCGTCGAGCGCTATGAGTTGGCGCTGCCCAAGGGACTCATCGAGGAAGGCGAATCGCCGTTCGAGGCCGCCAACCGCGAGATCATGGAGGAGGTCGGTTACGGCGCCCGCAAGCTGACCCATCTCAAGTCGGTCACGCTCGCGCCCGGCTATTTCAGTCATGCCACGCACCTGGTGCTGGCGCAGGAGCTTTATCCCGAGCGTCGCCCCGGCGACGAGCCGGAAGCGATCGAGGTCGTGCCATGGTCGCTGGACCGCCTGACCGAACTGTTCGAACACGAAGAATGCACCGAAGCGCGCTCGATCGCGGCGCTGCTGCTGGTGCGCGAACTGCTGGCAGGGAGGCGCTGA
- a CDS encoding glycerophosphodiester phosphodiesterase family protein: MLIPQLVAHRGYPRHYPENTLIGLEAAIAAGARFVEVDVQLSRDRVPVLFHDRDLKRLCGVHGKVHDLHYEELWHLRVAERERFGERFKDVHITRLAELGHLLIRHPEVTAFIELKRSSLERFGVESLLTLVRRSLKPALDQCVLISYSLEALVAARQQGWPRLGVVIDHWYERGQELIDEIRPAFLFCDVDGLPRDGHLGIDGMKLVVFEVADAPLALALAARGVDFIETFAVGEMLQEFSRLAPSG; this comes from the coding sequence ATGCTCATCCCGCAACTGGTGGCGCACCGCGGCTACCCCCGGCATTACCCGGAAAACACCCTGATCGGGCTCGAAGCCGCCATTGCCGCGGGGGCGCGCTTCGTCGAAGTGGACGTGCAGCTTTCGCGCGACCGCGTGCCGGTGCTGTTCCACGATCGCGACCTGAAGCGCCTGTGCGGTGTGCACGGAAAGGTCCATGACCTCCACTACGAGGAACTGTGGCACCTGCGCGTCGCCGAGCGCGAGCGTTTCGGCGAGCGATTCAAGGACGTGCACATCACCCGTCTGGCCGAGCTGGGCCATCTTCTGATACGCCATCCGGAGGTAACCGCCTTCATCGAACTCAAGCGCTCGAGCCTCGAGCGCTTTGGCGTCGAGAGCCTGCTGACACTGGTGCGGCGCTCGCTGAAGCCGGCGCTCGATCAATGCGTGCTGATTTCCTATTCGCTCGAGGCGCTGGTGGCGGCGCGCCAACAGGGCTGGCCCCGGCTCGGCGTCGTCATCGATCACTGGTACGAACGCGGGCAGGAACTCATTGATGAAATCCGTCCGGCATTTCTTTTTTGCGATGTCGACGGCCTGCCACGCGACGGCCATCTTGGCATCGATGGCATGAAGCTCGTGGTGTTCGAGGTCGCGGACGCCCCGCTGGCGCTGGCGCTGGCCGCGCGCGGTGTCGATTTCATCGAAACCTTCGCCGTCGGCGAGATGCTCCAGGAATTTTCCCGTCTCGCGCCGTCCGGATGA
- a CDS encoding HupE/UreJ family protein yields the protein MSRLPILLMALLLLVVANGARAHEIRPAIATVSFSAERYDIELSANMEAVIAGVSPQHKDTDESPNAQTYNQLRDLPPAVLEGKIREFLPRYFEGIEIRFDEARLPPALCSITVPEVGDTARARLTLLHLCGAVPAGARVFRWGYAADFGESIVRLPAASGGDPVALWLKNGARSEPYILGVGLQQKTRLEVAAQYTVLGFTHILPKGLDHILFVLGLFLLSTRWKPLLVQVTAFTLAHTLTLGLSIYGIVSLSPAIVEPLIAASIAYVAIENLVTSELKPWRAFVVFGFGLLHGLGFAGVLHEIGLPRSEFLTALLTFNLGVELGQLTVITLAWLLIGLWWKTKSWYRARLVLPLSALIAATGVYWTIERIAG from the coding sequence ATGTCCCGATTACCCATTTTATTGATGGCCTTGTTGCTGCTGGTCGTTGCCAATGGCGCGCGCGCCCACGAAATCCGTCCCGCGATCGCGACCGTGAGTTTCAGCGCCGAGCGCTACGACATCGAACTCAGCGCCAACATGGAGGCGGTGATCGCAGGCGTGAGCCCGCAGCACAAGGACACCGATGAATCGCCCAACGCGCAGACGTACAACCAGCTGCGCGACTTGCCGCCCGCGGTGCTCGAAGGAAAAATCCGCGAGTTCCTGCCGCGATATTTCGAAGGGATTGAAATCCGTTTCGACGAGGCGCGCCTGCCACCGGCCTTGTGTTCGATCACGGTGCCGGAGGTCGGCGACACGGCGCGCGCGCGGCTGACGCTGTTGCATCTGTGCGGCGCCGTTCCGGCGGGTGCGCGCGTCTTCCGCTGGGGCTATGCGGCGGATTTCGGCGAGAGCATCGTGCGGCTGCCGGCCGCATCGGGCGGAGATCCGGTGGCGCTGTGGCTGAAGAACGGCGCCAGGAGCGAGCCCTACATTCTGGGCGTCGGCCTGCAACAGAAAACCCGACTGGAAGTCGCCGCGCAATACACCGTGCTCGGCTTCACCCATATCCTGCCCAAGGGTCTCGATCACATCCTGTTCGTGCTCGGGCTGTTCCTGCTGAGCACGCGCTGGAAGCCGCTGCTGGTGCAGGTGACCGCGTTCACGCTGGCGCACACCCTTACGCTCGGCCTGAGTATCTACGGCATCGTCTCGCTTTCGCCGGCGATCGTGGAACCGCTGATCGCGGCCTCGATCGCCTACGTGGCGATCGAAAACCTGGTCACGTCGGAACTGAAACCGTGGCGCGCCTTCGTGGTCTTCGGTTTCGGGCTGCTGCACGGACTCGGCTTCGCCGGCGTGTTGCACGAGATCGGCCTGCCGCGCTCGGAATTTCTGACGGCATTGTTGACGTTCAACCTGGGTGTGGAGCTCGGCCAGCTCACCGTGATCACCCTGGCCTGGCTGCTGATCGGCCTGTGGTGGAAAACGAAAAGCTGGTACCGGGCGCGCCTGGTGTTGCCGTTGTCGGCGCTGATCGCTGCGACCGGAGTTTACTGGACGATTGAGCGAATCGCCGGCTGA
- a CDS encoding YbgA family protein translates to MTKTTEVHSDKIHLGISSCLLGQKVRFDGNHKLDSFLSGTLGQFFEWVPVCPEVAIGLGIPRPPIRLVGAASAPRAVGVKDASIDVTDKLAAYGKQQARKLDDLSGYVFKSRSPSCGMERVKVYQHAGVPAKSGRGIYADAFLSGQPWLPAEEEGRLSDPRLRENFIERVFVYRRWQELAAQGLSAGRLVEFHTRHKLALMAHDVEAYRALGRLVAQAGRKNLKESGRDYLLHLMQAFQRLATPARHANVLMHLMGYLKKHLDAGDKAELLGMIHAYRRGEAPFAAPLTLLKHHFRRHPDPYIAGQTYLNPDPRELLLRGGP, encoded by the coding sequence GTGACCAAAACCACGGAAGTTCACAGCGACAAAATACATCTTGGCATCAGCAGTTGCCTGCTGGGACAGAAGGTGCGTTTCGACGGCAATCACAAGCTCGACAGTTTTCTGAGCGGCACGCTCGGGCAGTTTTTCGAATGGGTTCCGGTCTGCCCCGAGGTCGCCATCGGCCTGGGCATACCGCGACCGCCGATCCGGCTGGTGGGCGCTGCCTCCGCACCGCGCGCCGTCGGCGTGAAGGACGCCTCGATCGATGTCACGGACAAGCTCGCCGCCTACGGCAAACAGCAGGCGCGCAAGCTCGACGACCTGAGCGGTTATGTGTTCAAGAGCCGCTCGCCGAGTTGTGGCATGGAGCGCGTCAAGGTGTATCAGCATGCCGGGGTGCCGGCCAAGAGCGGCCGGGGAATATACGCCGACGCGTTTCTCTCCGGCCAACCCTGGTTGCCGGCGGAGGAGGAGGGCCGGCTCAGCGATCCGCGCCTGCGGGAGAATTTCATCGAGCGCGTGTTCGTCTACCGGCGCTGGCAGGAACTCGCGGCGCAGGGGCTGAGCGCCGGGCGGCTGGTGGAATTTCACACGCGCCACAAGCTGGCGCTCATGGCGCATGACGTCGAGGCCTACCGCGCGCTCGGACGGCTGGTGGCGCAGGCCGGCCGGAAGAATCTGAAGGAGTCGGGACGCGACTATCTGTTGCATCTGATGCAGGCGTTCCAGCGCCTGGCGACACCGGCACGCCACGCCAATGTGCTGATGCACCTGATGGGTTATCTGAAAAAACATCTCGACGCCGGGGACAAGGCCGAACTGCTCGGGATGATCCACGCCTACCGCCGGGGCGAGGCGCCGTTCGCCGCGCCGCTGACCCTGCTCAAGCATCACTTCCGGCGCCATCCCGATCCGTACATTGCCGGCCAGACCTACCTGAATCCCGATCCGCGCGAACTACTGCTGCGCGGCGGTCCCTGA